From Actinomyces sp. oral taxon 171 str. F0337, one genomic window encodes:
- the carA gene encoding glutamine-hydrolyzing carbamoyl-phosphate synthase small subunit, producing the protein MPESSHRPAALLVLEDGWALRGRSYGAQGRTIGEIVFSTGMTGYQETLTDPSYHRQIVVQTAPHIGNTGVNDEDAESDRIWVAGYVVREPARRASSWRSRGELEDDLRDAGIVGLCEVDTRALTRHLREAGAMRGGIFSGDALPAGGTDPGGPSQACIDICLEAVRSEPPMSGRALAAEVTTPSGYIVEPTGAADGQEPVAVLAAIDLGIKSRTPWQFAERGVRVHVLPQSTTLSEILALRPDGVLFSNGPGDPGSADAETSILRGVLDAHIPFFGICLGNQLLGRALGYGTYKLAYGHRGVNQPVLDRATGKVEITAHNHGFAVDVPVDEPSMAPFDNGRYGRVEVSHVGLNDGVVEGLRALDLPAFSVQYHPEAAAGPHDAEHLFDRFIRLMRERRQGQDREDTN; encoded by the coding sequence ATGCCTGAGTCGAGCCACCGCCCAGCCGCCCTCCTTGTTCTGGAGGACGGCTGGGCCCTGCGGGGCCGCAGCTACGGGGCTCAAGGGCGCACCATTGGAGAGATCGTCTTCTCCACCGGGATGACCGGGTACCAGGAAACACTGACCGACCCCTCCTACCACCGCCAGATCGTGGTGCAGACCGCGCCACACATCGGTAACACCGGGGTCAACGACGAGGACGCCGAGTCCGATCGCATCTGGGTGGCCGGATACGTCGTACGTGAACCTGCCCGACGAGCCTCCAGCTGGCGCTCCCGCGGGGAACTGGAGGACGATCTGCGTGACGCAGGCATCGTCGGCCTCTGCGAGGTCGACACCCGGGCCCTGACCCGGCACCTGCGCGAGGCGGGCGCGATGCGCGGCGGTATCTTCTCCGGGGACGCCCTGCCTGCCGGAGGCACCGACCCCGGTGGCCCCAGTCAGGCCTGCATCGACATCTGCCTGGAGGCCGTTCGCAGCGAGCCGCCCATGAGCGGCCGTGCCCTGGCCGCAGAGGTGACCACTCCCTCCGGCTACATCGTCGAGCCCACCGGAGCGGCCGATGGGCAGGAGCCGGTCGCGGTGCTGGCCGCCATTGACCTGGGCATCAAGTCCCGCACCCCATGGCAGTTCGCTGAGCGCGGCGTACGTGTCCACGTCCTGCCCCAGTCCACCACCCTCTCCGAGATCCTTGCCCTCAGGCCCGATGGCGTCCTGTTCTCCAACGGTCCCGGAGACCCGGGAAGTGCCGACGCCGAGACCAGTATTCTGCGCGGTGTACTCGACGCCCATATCCCCTTCTTCGGCATCTGCCTGGGCAACCAGCTCCTGGGACGTGCCCTGGGCTACGGCACCTACAAGCTCGCCTACGGGCATCGCGGGGTCAACCAGCCCGTTCTGGACCGTGCCACCGGCAAGGTGGAGATCACGGCCCACAACCACGGCTTCGCCGTCGACGTACCCGTTGACGAGCCCTCCATGGCCCCCTTCGACAACGGCCGCTACGGTCGGGTGGAGGTCTCCCACGTGGGACTCAACGACGGTGTCGTCGAGGGGCTACGCGCGCTGGACCTGCCGGCCTTCTCCGTCCAGTACCACCCCGAGGCCGCGGCCGGCCCCCACGACGCCGAGCACCTCTTCGACCGATTCATCCGCCTCATGCGGGAGCGCCGCCAGGGCCAGGACCGCGAGGACACGAACTGA
- a CDS encoding family 16 glycosylhydrolase, protein MTLPTRRSIITGLGAGAGLATAGLLSPSPAAVAESSHEFSSVIFDEQFSSGMDFSPSRWRDNRSEPESCTSYDWGVFTHDTHSVSNGVGHLLWRKRATPLKGFQNRFDKDETLRYVDQAFVTTQGLFSFVYGSLETRARFPQSDEGLFAGIWLRADDDDNGGEIDVVETYGGGSATGIAESTVHFGQAGGTGSNLGVSPRPDLTQWHTYGMEKTPESILFLFDGQPYHEVSRSAYRQEFDECFGGNAAYHICLTTHSGSIHRGRLKHEDFTQAQVDIDYIVVRAMDR, encoded by the coding sequence ATGACGCTCCCTACTCGACGTTCGATCATCACCGGCCTCGGCGCTGGTGCAGGACTGGCCACCGCCGGTCTGCTGTCCCCTTCGCCGGCCGCGGTAGCCGAGTCGTCCCACGAATTCAGTAGCGTCATCTTCGACGAGCAGTTCTCCAGCGGGATGGACTTCTCCCCGTCACGCTGGCGGGACAATCGCTCGGAGCCAGAGTCCTGCACCAGCTACGACTGGGGGGTGTTCACGCATGACACCCACAGCGTCAGCAACGGTGTCGGGCATCTCCTGTGGCGCAAGCGCGCCACCCCCCTCAAGGGCTTTCAGAACCGCTTCGACAAGGACGAGACCCTCCGCTACGTCGACCAGGCCTTTGTCACCACGCAGGGGCTGTTCTCCTTTGTCTACGGCTCCTTGGAGACCAGGGCACGTTTCCCCCAGTCGGATGAGGGCCTCTTCGCGGGGATCTGGCTGCGTGCGGACGACGATGACAACGGAGGTGAGATCGATGTCGTTGAGACCTATGGTGGCGGCAGCGCCACCGGCATCGCGGAGTCGACGGTGCACTTCGGCCAGGCGGGAGGTACAGGAAGCAATCTGGGAGTCTCACCGCGCCCCGATCTCACCCAGTGGCACACCTATGGGATGGAGAAGACCCCAGAGAGCATTCTTTTCCTCTTCGACGGTCAGCCCTACCATGAGGTCTCGCGTTCAGCGTACCGGCAGGAGTTCGATGAGTGCTTCGGTGGCAACGCCGCGTACCACATCTGCCTGACCACGCACAGCGGAAGCATCCACCGAGGAAGGCTCAAGCATGAGGACTTCACTCAGGCCCAGGTGGATATTGACTACATCGTCGTACGCGCCATGGATCGGTAG
- the aroB gene encoding 3-dehydroquinate synthase, which translates to MTWKRVPTIALRDDQLPLVLVGLPGAGKTTQARLLAQALGVQVTDTDAEIRRRARMTIPEIFASEGEECFRDREHRAMRAVLDSPAAAQGVIALGGGAVLRPENRDLLRGHTVIYLSASPSTAAKHVGDGTGRPVMAPDADSDQTRAAQQHCEEHGEHAGVLARMEALHAQRSPLYSEVATLTVPTDGLSPQQIAALILVALGVQTAQAVSVLAPMAEAQADSATAPDGPGGASQRVRVRPAATTEVGSGARRVSVAGESPYDVLIGHGLLAELPRRVQDAPGAGAGGVAVIHSKALADRATAAEAALTSEGLRVLRLEVPDGEEAKKARVLEYLWERFGSFRLGRDGLVVGLGGGATTDLAGFAAATWLRGVPVVQVPTTLLAMVDAAVGGKTGIDTPAGKNLVGAFHPPAAVIADLETLSTLPAAELRAGLGEVVKCGLIADSVILDRVLADPTDCLTWDSPVLADLVARSVAVKAAVVGEDLTEAGLREVLNYGHTYAHAIEKVTGYSWRHGEAVAVGCLFAAEVAHRNGNLSSDALALHWQSLEAVGLPTRFPEGEGRWEGLKEAMMSDKKVRSGRLRLVLLDDIARPVRVQAPAEGVLLAAHEAVTGGPHPTEGDLG; encoded by the coding sequence ATGACCTGGAAGCGTGTTCCGACCATCGCTCTGCGCGACGACCAGCTGCCCCTGGTACTGGTGGGGCTGCCCGGTGCGGGCAAGACCACTCAGGCCAGGCTCCTGGCTCAGGCCCTTGGCGTCCAGGTCACCGACACCGACGCCGAGATCCGCCGGCGTGCACGCATGACGATCCCCGAGATCTTCGCCTCCGAGGGGGAGGAGTGCTTCCGCGACCGCGAGCACCGGGCCATGCGGGCGGTCCTGGACTCCCCGGCGGCCGCTCAGGGCGTCATCGCTCTGGGCGGGGGAGCGGTTCTGCGTCCCGAGAATCGAGACCTGCTGCGCGGTCACACCGTCATCTATCTGTCCGCCTCCCCGAGCACCGCCGCCAAGCATGTGGGTGACGGGACCGGGCGCCCTGTCATGGCCCCGGACGCCGACTCCGACCAGACCCGTGCCGCTCAGCAACACTGCGAGGAGCACGGTGAGCACGCTGGTGTCCTTGCGCGGATGGAGGCCCTTCACGCTCAGCGCTCACCGTTGTACTCCGAGGTCGCCACTCTCACCGTGCCCACCGACGGGCTCAGCCCCCAGCAGATCGCCGCTCTCATCCTCGTGGCTCTGGGGGTCCAGACCGCTCAGGCGGTCAGTGTCCTGGCACCCATGGCCGAGGCGCAAGCTGACTCCGCCACCGCCCCGGACGGGCCCGGTGGCGCGTCTCAGCGTGTCCGCGTCCGGCCCGCTGCAACCACTGAGGTCGGCAGCGGCGCACGACGGGTCAGCGTCGCCGGCGAGAGCCCTTATGACGTGCTCATCGGCCATGGGCTCCTGGCCGAGCTGCCCCGCCGCGTGCAGGACGCTCCGGGGGCGGGTGCGGGAGGCGTCGCCGTCATCCACTCCAAGGCGCTGGCCGACCGCGCCACCGCTGCCGAGGCAGCGCTGACCTCCGAGGGTCTGCGCGTCCTGCGGCTCGAGGTTCCCGATGGCGAGGAGGCCAAGAAGGCGCGCGTCCTGGAGTACCTGTGGGAGCGGTTCGGCTCCTTCCGCCTGGGGCGCGACGGGCTCGTCGTCGGTCTCGGAGGCGGGGCGACAACGGACCTGGCTGGGTTCGCAGCCGCCACCTGGTTGCGCGGCGTGCCCGTGGTGCAGGTTCCCACCACGCTGCTGGCCATGGTGGACGCCGCCGTCGGAGGCAAGACGGGCATCGACACGCCCGCCGGTAAGAACCTGGTGGGTGCCTTCCACCCGCCGGCCGCTGTCATCGCCGACCTGGAGACGCTCTCCACTCTGCCGGCCGCTGAGCTGCGGGCCGGACTCGGCGAGGTCGTCAAGTGCGGTCTGATCGCCGATTCCGTCATTCTCGACCGGGTCCTGGCCGATCCCACCGACTGCCTGACCTGGGACTCGCCGGTGCTGGCCGATCTGGTCGCCCGTTCCGTAGCGGTCAAGGCCGCCGTCGTGGGGGAGGACCTGACCGAGGCCGGCCTGCGGGAGGTCCTCAACTACGGGCACACCTACGCCCACGCGATCGAGAAGGTCACCGGATACTCCTGGCGTCACGGCGAGGCGGTGGCCGTCGGCTGCCTCTTCGCCGCCGAGGTCGCCCACCGCAACGGCAATCTGAGCAGTGACGCACTTGCCCTGCACTGGCAGAGCCTCGAGGCGGTCGGCCTGCCGACCCGCTTCCCCGAGGGGGAGGGACGCTGGGAGGGGCTCAAGGAGGCCATGATGAGCGATAAGAAGGTGCGCAGTGGCCGACTGCGCCTGGTCCTGCTCGACGACATCGCCAGGCCCGTGCGGGTTCAGGCACCCGCGGAAGGCGTCCTCTTGGCGGCTCATGAGGCCGTCACCGGTGGGCCCCACCCGACAGAAGGCGATCTCGGTTGA
- a CDS encoding aspartate carbamoyltransferase catalytic subunit, protein MKHLLSAKDLTHDEAVMVLDTAEAMAATQSHAVKKLPTLRGKTVVNLFFEDSTRTRLSFEAAAKRLSADVINFSAKGSSLSKGESLKDTAQTIMAMGADAVVVRHSACGAAHLLAHAGWINVPVLNAGDGTHQHPTQALLDAMTLRRWYVPGAPATADGSPCPQGRDLEGARLIIVGDVLHSRVARSNVDLMTALGAKVTLVAPPTLLPVGMDDWPCDVSYNLDEAIEEIQPDAVMMLRVQRERMSAAGGGFFPSPAEYSSVYGLTSARRRAMPEHAIVMHPGPMNRGLEITAEAADDPRSRIIEQVGNGVSVRMAALYLLLADEGNQL, encoded by the coding sequence ATGAAGCACCTGCTCTCCGCCAAGGACCTGACCCACGACGAGGCGGTCATGGTCCTGGACACCGCCGAGGCGATGGCCGCCACCCAGAGTCATGCGGTCAAGAAGCTCCCGACACTGCGCGGCAAGACCGTGGTCAATCTCTTCTTCGAGGACTCCACCCGCACCAGGCTCTCCTTTGAGGCCGCCGCCAAGCGCCTGAGCGCCGACGTCATCAACTTCTCTGCCAAGGGCTCCTCACTGTCCAAGGGGGAGTCCCTCAAGGACACCGCCCAGACGATCATGGCCATGGGGGCGGACGCCGTCGTCGTGCGCCACTCCGCCTGCGGTGCCGCGCACCTGCTGGCCCACGCCGGCTGGATCAACGTGCCCGTCCTCAACGCGGGCGACGGTACCCACCAGCATCCCACCCAGGCCCTCCTGGACGCCATGACCCTGCGCCGCTGGTACGTCCCTGGAGCCCCCGCGACAGCGGACGGCAGCCCCTGCCCGCAGGGACGCGACCTGGAAGGCGCCCGCCTCATCATCGTCGGAGACGTCCTGCACTCCCGGGTGGCCCGCTCCAACGTGGACCTCATGACGGCGCTCGGAGCCAAGGTCACCCTCGTGGCGCCCCCGACGCTGCTGCCCGTCGGCATGGATGACTGGCCCTGCGACGTCTCCTACAACCTCGATGAGGCGATCGAGGAGATCCAGCCCGACGCCGTCATGATGCTGCGCGTCCAGCGCGAGCGCATGAGCGCCGCCGGCGGTGGCTTCTTCCCGAGTCCTGCTGAGTACTCCAGCGTCTACGGCCTCACCTCGGCCCGGCGCCGGGCCATGCCGGAGCATGCCATCGTCATGCACCCCGGCCCCATGAACCGCGGCCTCGAGATCACCGCCGAGGCCGCCGACGACCCCCGCTCACGCATCATCGAGCAGGTCGGCAACGGAGTCTCCGTCCGCATGGCCGCCCTCTACCTCCTCCTCGCTGACGAAGGGAACCAGCTGTGA
- the efp gene encoding elongation factor P, with protein sequence MATTNDLKNGMVLNLEGQLWQVVEFQHVKPGKGPAFVRTKIKNVLSGKTVDKTFNAGLKVETATVDRRDMQYLYKDGDDYVFMDVKSYEQTYVPSAIVGDAATFMLENQEVIVAFHEDSVLFVELPASVVLTISHTEPGLQGDRSSAGTKPATVETGAEIQVPLFLNTGDKVKVDTRSGSYISRVTD encoded by the coding sequence GTGGCCACGACGAACGACCTGAAGAACGGCATGGTGCTCAACCTCGAGGGCCAGCTGTGGCAGGTAGTGGAGTTCCAGCACGTCAAGCCCGGTAAGGGCCCCGCCTTCGTGCGTACCAAGATCAAGAACGTCCTGTCCGGCAAGACCGTCGACAAGACCTTCAACGCCGGTCTCAAGGTCGAGACAGCGACCGTCGACCGGCGCGACATGCAGTACCTCTACAAGGACGGCGACGACTACGTCTTCATGGACGTCAAGTCCTACGAGCAGACCTACGTCCCCTCGGCCATCGTCGGCGACGCCGCCACCTTCATGCTGGAGAACCAGGAGGTCATCGTAGCCTTCCACGAGGACTCGGTCCTGTTCGTCGAGCTGCCGGCCTCCGTGGTCCTGACGATCTCCCACACCGAGCCGGGTCTCCAGGGCGACCGCTCCAGCGCCGGCACCAAGCCCGCCACTGTCGAGACCGGCGCTGAGATCCAGGTCCCCCTGTTCCTCAACACCGGTGACAAGGTCAAGGTGGACACCCGCTCCGGCTCCTACATCTCCCGCGTCACCGACTGA
- a CDS encoding shikimate kinase, whose amino-acid sequence MSATAPGSVILIGPPGAGCSSVARAIGRAQGLPVLDLGQLVADELETRPDLALVAVPETEYRRVEADTTVRILERAATESAVVALGSGCLMVAEIRQVLEHLRLANRQTHRIVALTCATRALATRNGLDAPRSVALGTIHHQFVQMLHERQAQCQDLADVVIDTTSTTPDEAGEKVMSAVRSGLSHHS is encoded by the coding sequence TTGAGTGCCACTGCGCCAGGCTCCGTCATCCTCATCGGCCCGCCGGGTGCCGGCTGCTCGAGTGTGGCCCGTGCCATCGGGCGTGCTCAGGGCCTGCCCGTGCTCGATCTGGGACAGCTGGTTGCCGACGAGCTGGAAACGCGCCCCGACCTGGCGCTCGTCGCCGTGCCGGAGACCGAGTACCGCCGCGTCGAGGCCGACACCACTGTGAGGATCCTGGAGCGTGCCGCGACCGAGAGCGCCGTCGTCGCCCTGGGATCTGGCTGTCTCATGGTTGCGGAGATACGCCAGGTCCTTGAGCATCTCAGGCTCGCCAACCGCCAGACTCACCGCATTGTGGCCCTGACCTGTGCCACTCGGGCCCTGGCCACCCGTAACGGTCTTGACGCTCCCCGGTCCGTGGCCCTGGGAACCATCCATCACCAGTTCGTCCAGATGCTCCACGAGCGTCAGGCCCAGTGTCAGGACCTGGCCGATGTCGTTATCGACACCACCTCGACGACCCCCGATGAGGCCGGTGAGAAGGTCATGAGCGCCGTCAGAAGCGGTTTGTCCCACCACTCGTGA
- the nusB gene encoding transcription antitermination factor NusB, which produces MTEHPEEGSTHSSPASRHPVTARTKARRRAIEILFEADQRGMLSSEGTEELRSFAQLRAVSSANHTEAPLYTREILNGVCDHLADIDETIQTYAQGWTLGRMPAVDRAIARVATWEIVYNDDVDAPVGVDEAMTLSRMLSTDESPRYLGGLLGRIGDLADTLR; this is translated from the coding sequence ATGACCGAGCATCCCGAGGAGGGCTCGACCCACTCGAGCCCCGCGTCGCGCCACCCGGTCACCGCCCGCACCAAAGCGCGCCGGCGTGCCATCGAGATCCTCTTCGAGGCCGATCAGCGCGGGATGCTGAGCTCTGAGGGCACTGAGGAGTTGCGCTCCTTCGCGCAGCTGCGCGCCGTCAGCTCGGCCAACCACACCGAGGCCCCCCTCTACACCCGGGAGATCCTCAACGGGGTGTGCGATCACCTGGCCGACATCGACGAGACGATCCAGACCTACGCACAGGGGTGGACCCTGGGGCGTATGCCGGCCGTCGACCGCGCCATTGCCCGAGTCGCCACCTGGGAGATCGTCTACAACGACGACGTCGATGCTCCTGTTGGCGTGGATGAAGCCATGACACTGAGCCGGATGCTCTCCACCGACGAGTCACCCAGGTACCTGGGAGGACTTCTGGGGCGTATCGGCGACCTCGCGGACACGTTGCGCTGA
- the pyrR gene encoding bifunctional pyr operon transcriptional regulator/uracil phosphoribosyltransferase PyrR: MAERLSGASGAPSQGKEILGPPEIARSLFRIAHEILERNRGTQDVVVLGIPSGGAPLAHRLVEALAVASSEGTQWSAQAGQAPAAGAKVPVGTLDITMYRDDLGRHPIRVPRPTEIPQGGIDGKVVILVDDVLYSGRTIRAALDALGAVGRPQAVQLATLVDRGHRELPIRADYVGKNLPTSRAEKVVVSLTELGASTDAVTIVPADVPTERSSERSNQEATR, encoded by the coding sequence ATGGCCGAACGTTTGTCAGGCGCCTCTGGCGCACCATCCCAGGGCAAGGAGATCCTCGGACCTCCCGAGATAGCCCGATCCCTGTTCCGTATCGCGCACGAGATCCTGGAGCGCAACCGCGGGACTCAGGACGTCGTCGTTCTAGGGATTCCCAGTGGGGGAGCGCCACTGGCGCACAGGCTCGTCGAGGCGCTCGCCGTTGCCTCGAGCGAAGGGACGCAGTGGTCCGCGCAGGCGGGGCAGGCACCGGCCGCCGGTGCCAAGGTCCCGGTCGGCACCCTGGACATCACCATGTACCGCGATGATCTGGGACGTCACCCCATCCGGGTTCCTCGCCCCACCGAGATCCCTCAGGGAGGCATTGACGGTAAGGTCGTCATCCTCGTCGACGACGTCCTCTACTCAGGGCGCACCATCCGAGCCGCCCTCGATGCCCTAGGGGCCGTCGGTCGCCCCCAGGCCGTGCAGCTCGCCACTCTGGTGGACCGAGGCCACCGGGAGCTGCCCATCCGTGCCGACTACGTGGGTAAGAACCTGCCGACCTCCCGTGCTGAGAAGGTCGTGGTCTCCCTGACCGAGCTCGGCGCCTCCACCGACGCCGTCACCATCGTCCCCGCAGACGTCCCTACTGAGCGTTCGAGCGAGCGCAGCAACCAGGAGGCCACCCGATGA
- a CDS encoding dihydroorotase → MTSHLLTGVRPYGEDPTDILITDGTITAIGPDAEAKAPADVQRHDLDGLIALPGLVDIHTHLREPGGESAETVYSGTRAAAIGGYTAVFAMANTTPVQDNAGVVEQVLRLGREAGWVDVQPVGAVSAGLAGEHLSDMGAMATSAARVRVFSDDGKCVSDPVLMRRALEYVKSFDGVIAQHPQDPRLTEGSQMHEGVVSAELGLRGWPAVAEESIIARDVLLAEHVGSRLHVCHLSTAGSVEIIRWAKSRGINVTAEVTPHHLLLTDEMARTYSPLYKVNPPLRTTKDVEAVREALADGTIDVVGTDHAPHPVEDKDCEWQAGAFGMTGLETALSVLIETMVSTGCMTWRDIARTMSSAPARIGRLSDQGCELEVGAPANITVVNPEVRRTVDGTAQWTASTNTPYAGMELPGQVMATFLHGRPTVLDGAPVEAPAGSAHA, encoded by the coding sequence GTGACCTCCCACCTCCTGACCGGTGTCCGCCCCTACGGCGAGGACCCCACTGACATTCTCATCACCGACGGAACCATCACCGCCATCGGCCCTGACGCCGAGGCGAAGGCTCCGGCCGATGTCCAGCGCCATGACCTGGACGGGCTCATCGCCCTGCCCGGGCTCGTCGACATCCACACCCACCTGCGCGAGCCGGGAGGGGAGTCCGCCGAGACCGTCTACTCCGGTACCCGCGCCGCGGCGATCGGTGGTTACACCGCCGTCTTCGCCATGGCCAACACCACGCCCGTGCAGGACAACGCCGGTGTCGTTGAGCAGGTGCTGCGGCTGGGCCGTGAGGCCGGCTGGGTGGACGTCCAGCCGGTGGGCGCCGTCTCAGCGGGGCTGGCAGGCGAGCACCTGTCCGACATGGGTGCCATGGCAACCTCCGCTGCCCGCGTGCGCGTCTTCTCCGATGACGGCAAGTGCGTCTCCGACCCCGTCCTCATGCGTCGGGCACTGGAGTACGTCAAGTCCTTCGACGGCGTCATCGCCCAGCACCCTCAGGACCCCCGCCTCACCGAGGGCTCCCAGATGCACGAGGGCGTCGTCTCCGCCGAGCTGGGCCTGCGCGGCTGGCCCGCGGTGGCCGAGGAGTCGATCATCGCCCGCGACGTCCTGCTGGCCGAGCACGTCGGCTCGCGCCTGCACGTGTGCCACCTGTCCACCGCCGGCAGCGTCGAAATCATCCGCTGGGCCAAGTCCCGCGGCATCAACGTCACCGCCGAGGTCACACCGCACCACCTCCTGCTGACCGACGAGATGGCCCGCACCTACTCGCCGCTGTACAAGGTCAACCCCCCGCTGCGCACGACCAAGGACGTTGAGGCGGTCCGCGAGGCCCTGGCCGATGGCACCATCGACGTCGTCGGCACTGACCACGCCCCGCACCCGGTGGAGGACAAGGACTGCGAGTGGCAGGCCGGCGCCTTCGGCATGACGGGACTGGAGACGGCTCTGAGCGTCCTGATCGAGACGATGGTCAGCACCGGCTGCATGACCTGGCGCGACATCGCCCGGACCATGTCGTCGGCCCCGGCCCGTATCGGCCGCCTGAGCGACCAGGGGTGCGAGCTCGAGGTCGGTGCCCCGGCCAACATCACGGTGGTCAACCCCGAGGTGCGCCGCACCGTCGACGGCACCGCCCAGTGGACTGCTTCCACCAACACCCCCTACGCGGGGATGGAGCTCCCGGGCCAGGTGATGGCCACCTTCCTCCACGGTCGTCCCACCGTCCTGGACGGCGCTCCCGTTGAGGCCCCTGCCGGCTCGGCTCATGCCTGA
- the aroC gene encoding chorismate synthase produces the protein MLRWMTAGESHGEALTAVLEGMPAGVRITSEDIRAALARRRLGHGRGARQAFERDELRVLGGIRHGSTIGSPVALQIGNSEWPKWSTVMSADPVEPHELLIDAGTGDEREIARNRPLTRPRPGHADLPGMLKYDLDEARPVLERASARETAARVALGALAEALLLQVAGIRLVSHVVRIGSVALPGDVPPPSAEDTERLDADPVRCTDPATSAAMVSEIDATRKDGDTLGGVVEVIATGVPVGLGTHVSADRRLDARLAAALMGIQAVKGVEIGDGFAEAARRGSAAHDEIVSVTSGTLARPTNRAGGIEGGISNGSDVRVRAAFKPISTVPRALRTVDLATGEAATGLHQRSDVCAVVPGAVIAQAMTALVLADLLLDKTGGDSADEARRNLRSYLDRIAERTQWRTGR, from the coding sequence ATGCTTCGATGGATGACGGCCGGGGAGTCCCACGGCGAGGCTCTGACCGCGGTGCTGGAGGGCATGCCCGCAGGCGTGCGCATCACCAGTGAGGACATCCGGGCAGCACTGGCCCGGCGCCGTCTGGGGCATGGGCGCGGTGCTCGCCAGGCCTTCGAGCGCGATGAGCTGCGGGTCCTGGGCGGCATCCGCCACGGGAGCACCATCGGCAGCCCCGTCGCACTGCAGATCGGCAACTCCGAGTGGCCCAAGTGGTCCACGGTCATGAGCGCCGACCCTGTGGAACCCCATGAGCTGCTCATCGACGCAGGGACCGGTGACGAGCGCGAGATCGCCCGCAACCGGCCGCTGACCCGCCCCAGGCCCGGCCACGCGGACCTGCCGGGGATGCTCAAGTACGACCTGGATGAGGCTCGTCCGGTTCTGGAGCGGGCCTCGGCCCGTGAGACCGCCGCCCGGGTGGCGCTGGGGGCCTTGGCCGAGGCACTTCTGTTGCAGGTAGCCGGGATCAGGCTGGTCAGCCACGTCGTGCGGATCGGCTCAGTCGCCCTGCCCGGCGACGTGCCTCCACCGAGTGCTGAAGATACCGAGCGCCTGGACGCCGACCCCGTGCGCTGCACGGATCCAGCCACCAGCGCCGCCATGGTCTCCGAGATCGATGCCACCAGGAAGGACGGCGACACGCTCGGAGGTGTCGTCGAGGTCATCGCCACCGGTGTCCCGGTGGGACTGGGCACCCACGTCAGCGCCGACCGCCGCCTCGACGCGCGCCTGGCGGCCGCACTCATGGGGATCCAGGCGGTCAAGGGCGTGGAGATCGGCGACGGCTTCGCCGAGGCGGCCCGGCGGGGCTCGGCTGCCCACGACGAGATCGTCTCAGTGACCTCAGGAACGCTCGCCCGGCCCACTAACCGAGCCGGCGGCATCGAGGGCGGCATCTCCAACGGCTCCGACGTGCGGGTACGGGCCGCTTTCAAACCGATCTCCACGGTGCCCAGGGCCCTGCGCACCGTCGACCTGGCCACGGGGGAGGCCGCCACAGGGTTGCACCAGCGCTCCGACGTGTGCGCCGTCGTCCCCGGAGCGGTCATTGCTCAGGCCATGACCGCCCTGGTCCTGGCCGATCTTCTCCTGGACAAGACCGGGGGCGACTCGGCCGACGAGGCCCGGCGCAACCTCCGCTCCTATCTGGACCGCATCGCAGAACGGACACAGTGGCGGACCGGGCGGTGA